The segment CTTTCCTGGCGTCTTTTCCGGAATCGTTTTCCTCGACCAGCCCCAGTTCACGGAAAATATCTTCATCATCCTTGTTCGAGCTTTTACTGTTTTTATCCAGATTCAGGTCCAGATCGAAGAGGTCGTCCTCCTCGCGGATCATGGCATCGATACCATCGCCCTTTTCACTTTTCACCTTGGCTTTCAGGCCGCCGATGTCCAGATTGGCTTTTCCGCCTTCATCAAGCCCGGCTCCGCATTCGACGCAAAACTTGCTGTTATCGACATTATCAGCTCCGCAATGGGGGCATTTCATCAGAGACCTCCTGCGCTTTTATGCAATTCCTGTGAAAATTCTCCAAAGTGGACTTGATTTCTTCGGATTTGCATAACTTCATAATTGTATCGGCAAGTTCCCGTGCGTCGTCCAGATGCAATTTATTGATTATCTTCTTTATGCGTGGAATTAAGGGCGGACTGAGGGACATCTTGTCGATGCCGAAACCCAACAGAACAGGCGTAATCAGTGGGTTTGAGGCCATCTCGCCGCAAATGGAGGTCCAGAGTCCGTTTTGATGGACTCTATCGATGATTTTTTTCAAGCTGCGAAAAATCGCCGGATGAAAAATATTGTAAGATTCGGAAATATAAGGGTTATTTCTGTCAACTGCAAGGATAAATTGCAGAAGGTCATTGGTCCCGATACTGAAAAAATCCACTTCGCGGGAAAAATCGTCGATCAGATAGGTAGATGCAGGGGTTTCCAGTAAAACACCAAGCTTCACATTTTTCGAGTATGGGTATTTTTCTTTTTTCAGGTCATCCTTAACACCTTTAATAATCTCTTTGATTTTATGAATTTCTTCTATCGAAGAGATCATGGGGAACAGTATGTGCAGTTTCCCGTGGGGACTGGATTTGTACAGGGCTTTCAACTGGGTGATGAACAGGGTTATGTGCTGCAGGCTGATCCTGATCCCGCGCAATCCAAGGAAAGGGTTTTCTTCCTTGATGTTCTTGAATCGATAGAACTGCTTGTCACCGCCCAGATCAAAGGATCTGATGATTACCGGCTTGTCAGGGAAGGCTTTCAGGACTCTGGAATAGCTTTTCACCTGTTCTTCTTCGGAAGGCAGACGTTCGTATTCAGCGAACAGGTACTCCGTGCGATACAGTCCGATGCTGTTGGCACCGTACTCAGCCGCCAGCATGGCTTCTTCTTCCCTCTCAATATTAGCGTCGATCATAAATACATGCCCGTCAAGGGTTCTGGCATCCGACCTGGCACTGTCTTCTTTTTCCTTGAATTTATTGATGTAGTAATCTTCCTGCTGACGCTTGTACCGGTTTAAAGTAGGCTCGTCAAAACTCAGGATCACTTTTCCTTCAATTCCGTCCATAATCATGAGCAGATCATCAGTGATTTTGGAAGTGATGTCCGTCAATCCTACGATCATGGGAATTTCCAAGGTCTTGGCGAAGATCGCCATGTGTGAGGTGCCGCCTGATGTTTCAACACAGATTCCTGCAATCTTGGAT is part of the Candidatus Wallbacteria bacterium genome and harbors:
- the ptsP gene encoding phosphoenolpyruvate--protein phosphotransferase — its product is MLKGIVASEGLGIGKAFIIKKFLCKNLKPRSISDGEIDKELTRLDSAIKKATSELAQLKQRADREISKEASEIFQAQIMILNDPLFMGEIIEIVKSEKVDVENSYLRVMNKFIGLFEKMKEEYFRERADDIREVGERVIGILHGRDSKSLQKSDDEIVLVGSQIGISDLMNFDKSKIAGICVETSGGTSHMAIFAKTLEIPMIVGLTDITSKITDDLLMIMDGIEGKVILSFDEPTLNRYKRQQEDYYINKFKEKEDSARSDARTLDGHVFMIDANIEREEEAMLAAEYGANSIGLYRTEYLFAEYERLPSEEEQVKSYSRVLKAFPDKPVIIRSFDLGGDKQFYRFKNIKEENPFLGLRGIRISLQHITLFITQLKALYKSSPHGKLHILFPMISSIEEIHKIKEIIKGVKDDLKKEKYPYSKNVKLGVLLETPASTYLIDDFSREVDFFSIGTNDLLQFILAVDRNNPYISESYNIFHPAIFRSLKKIIDRVHQNGLWTSICGEMASNPLITPVLLGFGIDKMSLSPPLIPRIKKIINKLHLDDARELADTIMKLCKSEEIKSTLENFHRNCIKAQEVSDEMPPLRS